Proteins from a single region of Streptomyces sp. Tu 3180:
- a CDS encoding IclR family transcriptional regulator encodes MSQTVDRALSILPLLAEGPADLGQVADRLGVHKSTALRLLRTLHEHGLVYRQSDQRYRLGARLFALAQEAMENLDVREIAHPHLVRLNEQCGHTVHLAVHEENEVLYIDKVESRYPVRMYSRIGKPVAITVAAVAKLLLADLPEHERRALAERLDYPLYTSRSTPGPAAFLRELEKVREQGWATDLGGHEESINCVAAPVRGADGRVVAAMSVSAPNVVVTADELLTLLPLVRRTADAISGEYSGRTPVHHPDKDTA; translated from the coding sequence ATGAGCCAGACCGTCGACCGCGCGCTGAGCATCCTGCCGCTGCTCGCCGAGGGACCCGCCGACCTCGGACAGGTCGCCGACCGCCTCGGCGTGCACAAGTCCACGGCGCTGCGCCTGCTGCGCACCCTGCACGAGCACGGCCTGGTCTACCGCCAGTCCGACCAGCGCTACCGCCTCGGCGCCCGCCTCTTCGCCCTCGCCCAGGAGGCGATGGAGAACCTCGACGTCCGCGAGATCGCCCACCCCCACCTCGTGCGCCTCAACGAGCAGTGCGGGCACACCGTCCACCTCGCCGTCCACGAGGAGAACGAGGTCCTCTACATCGACAAGGTGGAGAGCCGCTACCCGGTGCGCATGTACTCGCGGATCGGCAAGCCCGTCGCCATCACCGTCGCGGCCGTGGCCAAGCTGCTCCTGGCCGACCTGCCCGAGCACGAGCGCCGCGCCCTCGCGGAGAGGCTCGACTACCCCCTGTACACGTCCCGTTCGACACCCGGCCCGGCCGCGTTCCTGCGCGAGCTGGAGAAGGTGCGCGAACAGGGCTGGGCCACCGACCTCGGCGGCCACGAGGAGTCCATCAACTGCGTCGCGGCCCCCGTCCGCGGCGCCGACGGCCGGGTGGTCGCCGCGATGTCGGTCTCCGCGCCGAACGTCGTCGTCACCGCCGACGAACTCCTCACCCTGCTCCCGCTGGTGCGCCGCACGGCGGACGCGATCAGCGGCGAGTACTCCGGCAGGACCCCCGTGCACCACCCCGACAAGGACACCGCATGA
- a CDS encoding serine protease — protein sequence MRKPLVVALCALAMAGAGAAPAVAAEPSPTGAETATGSGPTAVTDVVDGLVGTAADTLSGLTAPKAGAVNFAGTVSLSNCSGSVVRMPDSAADDPALVLTNGHCLESGFPAPGQVLVDRASSRSFGLLNSSGSRVATLRADRLVYATMTDTDAAVYRLGTTYARIKSAYGIDALTLSGTRPQAGTAVSMVSGYWKRIYNCSVDGFVHRMKEGDWTWKDSVRYTPECDTIGGTSGSPVVDDATGEVVAVNNTGNEDGERCTVNNPCEVAEDGTVTVRQGINYAQQTYLFPACFGVDNRLELNASGCAVPKP from the coding sequence ATGAGAAAACCTCTCGTCGTCGCGCTGTGCGCCCTGGCGATGGCCGGGGCGGGCGCGGCTCCCGCGGTCGCCGCCGAGCCCTCCCCCACGGGCGCGGAGACGGCCACGGGCTCGGGCCCGACCGCGGTGACGGACGTCGTCGACGGCCTGGTCGGTACCGCGGCGGACACCCTGTCCGGCCTCACCGCGCCGAAGGCCGGCGCGGTGAACTTCGCCGGCACCGTCTCGCTCAGCAACTGCTCCGGTTCCGTCGTCCGCATGCCCGACTCGGCGGCCGACGACCCGGCGCTCGTGCTCACCAACGGCCACTGCCTGGAGAGCGGCTTCCCCGCGCCCGGCCAGGTCCTCGTCGACCGGGCGTCCAGCCGCAGCTTCGGCCTGCTGAACTCCTCCGGCTCCCGGGTCGCCACCCTGCGCGCCGACCGGCTGGTGTACGCGACCATGACCGACACGGACGCGGCGGTCTACCGGCTCGGCACCACGTACGCGCGGATCAAGAGCGCGTACGGCATCGACGCGCTGACCCTGTCCGGCACCCGCCCGCAGGCCGGGACCGCCGTCAGCATGGTCTCCGGCTACTGGAAGCGGATCTACAACTGCTCCGTCGACGGGTTCGTGCACCGGATGAAGGAGGGCGACTGGACCTGGAAGGACTCGGTCCGCTACACCCCCGAGTGCGACACCATCGGCGGCACCTCCGGCTCGCCGGTCGTCGACGACGCCACCGGCGAGGTGGTCGCCGTCAACAACACCGGCAACGAGGACGGCGAGCGCTGCACGGTCAACAACCCGTGCGAGGTCGCCGAGGACGGCACCGTGACGGTCCGTCAGGGCATCAACTACGCCCAGCAGACCTACCTGTTCCCCGCCTGCTTCGGCGTGGACAACAGGCTCGAGCTGAACGCGAGCGGCTGCGCCGTCCCCAAGCCGTAG
- a CDS encoding pyridoxal phosphate-dependent aminotransferase, whose amino-acid sequence MQVIQSTKLANVCYEIRGPVLEEAMRLEAAGHRILKLNTGNPAAFGFECPPEILEDILRNVSSAHGYGDAKGLLAARRAVVMHNQTLGIETDVEHVFIGNGVSELIVMAMQGLLDDGDEVLVPAPDYPLWTAAVSLSGGTAVHYRCDEQSDWMPDLADVERKVTDRTKAIVVINPNNPTGAVYDEAVLKGLTDIARRHNLLVCSDEIYDKILYDDAKHVPTASVAPDLLTLTFNGMSKAYRVAGYRVGWMSISGPRAHADSYIEGLTILANMRLCANMPGQHGVVAALSGRQTINDLVLPGGRLREQRDAAYELLTQIPGVSCVKPKGALYLFPRLDPDVFKIKDDRRMVLDLLRREKIMVVQGTGFNWPEPDHFRVVTLPSVTDLRDAVGRIGRFLDGYSQP is encoded by the coding sequence ATGCAGGTGATCCAGTCGACCAAGCTCGCCAACGTCTGTTACGAGATCCGGGGCCCGGTGCTCGAGGAGGCGATGCGGCTGGAAGCGGCCGGCCACCGCATCCTCAAGCTGAACACCGGCAACCCGGCCGCCTTCGGCTTCGAGTGCCCGCCCGAGATCCTGGAGGACATCCTCCGCAACGTCTCGTCGGCGCACGGCTACGGCGACGCCAAGGGCCTGCTGGCCGCGCGCCGGGCGGTCGTCATGCACAACCAGACCCTCGGCATCGAGACCGACGTGGAGCACGTCTTCATCGGCAACGGCGTCTCCGAGCTGATCGTGATGGCGATGCAGGGGCTGCTGGACGACGGCGACGAGGTGCTCGTGCCCGCGCCCGACTACCCGCTGTGGACGGCCGCCGTCTCGCTCTCCGGCGGCACGGCGGTGCACTACCGCTGCGACGAGCAGTCGGACTGGATGCCGGACCTCGCCGACGTGGAGCGCAAGGTCACCGACCGCACCAAGGCGATCGTCGTCATCAACCCGAACAACCCGACCGGCGCGGTCTACGACGAGGCGGTGCTCAAGGGCCTGACGGACATCGCCCGCCGCCACAACCTGCTGGTCTGCTCGGACGAGATCTACGACAAGATCCTCTACGACGACGCGAAGCACGTCCCGACCGCCTCCGTGGCCCCCGACCTGCTCACCCTCACCTTCAACGGCATGTCGAAGGCGTACCGGGTGGCGGGCTACCGGGTGGGCTGGATGTCGATCTCCGGGCCGCGCGCGCACGCCGACTCCTACATCGAGGGCCTGACGATCCTCGCGAACATGCGCCTGTGCGCGAACATGCCGGGCCAGCACGGCGTGGTCGCGGCGCTCAGCGGGCGCCAGACGATCAACGACCTGGTGCTGCCGGGCGGCCGGCTGCGCGAGCAGCGGGACGCGGCGTACGAGCTGCTGACCCAGATCCCCGGCGTGAGCTGCGTGAAGCCGAAGGGGGCCCTGTACCTCTTCCCGCGCCTCGACCCCGACGTCTTCAAGATCAAGGACGACCGCCGGATGGTCCTGGACCTGCTGCGCCGCGAGAAGATCATGGTCGTGCAGGGCACCGGCTTCAACTGGCCGGAGCCGGACCACTTCCGGGTGGTGACCCTGCCGTCGGTCACCGACCTGCGGGACGCGGTGGGCCGGATCGGGCGCTTCCTGGACGGTTACAGCCAGCCCTGA
- a CDS encoding amino acid deaminase — protein sequence MVLDPGSDALAQLTEERVDHRFKGLPPDADGLTVGELAARRRNLFTDGFTTPVLTLSAERLEHNLRLMETYAARHGLAFAPHGKTSMAPQLFHRQIEHGAWGITLAVPHQVRVARAFGIRRVFLANELVDAAALRWVSAELDADPDFRFVCYVDSVRGVELMDAALAGASRPVDVVVELAAGEGARTGVRTEAECAAVADAVAGARGLRLAGVAGYEGEVPQADPERVHAWLRRLVSLAVDFDEAGRFAGLDEIVVSAGGSAWFDAVADVFARIPALSAPVLRLLRSGAYVSHDDGHYRRLTPFNRVPEEGALEPAFRLWTQVVSRPAPDQAFVNAGKRDAAHDLDLPSVQVVRRDGTERPAAGISVTALSDQHAWLRTTGEADLEVGDWVGLGLSHPCTSFDKWVLIPVAEADGTVVDYIRTFF from the coding sequence ATGGTCCTCGACCCCGGCTCCGACGCACTCGCGCAGCTCACCGAGGAACGCGTCGACCACCGCTTCAAGGGCCTCCCGCCGGACGCCGACGGGCTGACCGTCGGCGAACTGGCCGCCCGGCGCCGCAACCTCTTCACCGACGGCTTCACCACCCCCGTGCTCACGCTGTCCGCCGAGCGGCTGGAGCACAACCTGAGGCTGATGGAGACCTACGCGGCCCGCCACGGCCTCGCCTTCGCCCCGCACGGCAAGACCTCCATGGCCCCGCAGCTCTTCCACCGCCAGATCGAGCACGGGGCGTGGGGCATCACGCTCGCCGTCCCGCACCAGGTGCGGGTGGCGCGGGCGTTCGGGATCCGGCGGGTCTTCCTCGCCAACGAGCTGGTGGACGCGGCGGCCCTGCGCTGGGTCTCGGCGGAGCTGGACGCCGACCCGGACTTCCGCTTCGTCTGCTACGTCGACTCCGTGCGCGGGGTGGAGCTGATGGACGCGGCGCTCGCCGGGGCGTCCCGCCCGGTGGACGTCGTGGTCGAGCTCGCCGCCGGAGAGGGCGCCCGCACCGGGGTGCGCACGGAGGCGGAGTGCGCCGCCGTCGCCGACGCCGTGGCGGGTGCGCGCGGGCTGCGGCTGGCCGGGGTCGCCGGGTACGAGGGCGAGGTGCCGCAGGCGGACCCGGAGCGGGTGCACGCCTGGCTGCGGCGGCTGGTGTCGCTCGCCGTGGACTTCGACGAGGCGGGCCGGTTCGCGGGGCTGGACGAGATCGTGGTGAGCGCGGGCGGCAGCGCCTGGTTCGACGCGGTGGCCGACGTCTTCGCGCGGATCCCCGCACTCTCCGCGCCGGTGCTGAGGCTGCTGCGCTCGGGGGCGTACGTCTCGCACGACGACGGCCACTACCGCAGGCTGACCCCCTTCAACCGGGTGCCGGAGGAGGGCGCGCTGGAACCGGCGTTCCGGCTGTGGACCCAGGTGGTGTCCCGCCCCGCCCCCGACCAGGCCTTCGTCAACGCCGGCAAGCGGGACGCGGCCCACGACCTCGACCTGCCGTCCGTCCAGGTGGTCCGCCGGGACGGCACCGAGCGCCCGGCCGCCGGGATCTCGGTGACCGCCCTGTCCGACCAGCACGCCTGGCTGCGCACCACCGGGGAGGCCGACCTGGAGGTCGGCGACTGGGTGGGGCTCGGGCTGTCCCACCCGTGCACGTCCTTCGACAAATGGGTGCTCATCCCCGTGGCCGAGGCGGACGGCACGGTGGTCGACTACATCCGTACGTTCTTCTAG
- a CDS encoding sugar kinase codes for MTVTGPCNAPDVVDVVALGESMVTFLPTRPGRLADVPSFERGIGGAESNTACVLAAAGHSARWVSRVGDDGFGDHLLEAIGGHGVDVSYVRRDPDRPTGVYFRTAGDRATDAHEVAYYRAGSAASAMTAADVDLDAVRAGRVLHLSGITAALSAGCLDLLRELTAPRPGRPLVSFDVNHRPGLWRDARGPEVLLDLARGADIVFVGDDEARDAWGLHGARAVREALPEPEIVVVKQGRGGAVAFGRDTDGLPCEDATGTATFVPALHVDVVAAVGAGDAFAAGFLSATLRGLPVRDRLRHGHLMAAAALTAPGDLAPPPARDLADRLVALDDTAWGRLRLGPGWTQADEGAEEEVRTP; via the coding sequence GTGACCGTCACCGGACCCTGCAACGCCCCCGACGTCGTGGACGTCGTCGCGCTCGGCGAGTCCATGGTGACGTTCCTGCCCACCCGGCCGGGCCGCCTCGCCGACGTCCCCTCCTTCGAGCGCGGCATCGGCGGCGCGGAGTCCAACACCGCGTGCGTGCTGGCGGCGGCCGGCCACTCGGCGCGCTGGGTCAGCCGGGTCGGCGACGACGGCTTCGGCGACCACCTCCTCGAGGCGATCGGCGGACACGGCGTCGACGTGTCGTACGTCCGCCGCGACCCGGACCGGCCCACCGGCGTCTACTTCCGCACGGCCGGCGACCGGGCCACCGACGCCCACGAGGTCGCCTACTACCGGGCGGGCTCCGCGGCCTCCGCGATGACCGCCGCCGACGTCGACCTCGACGCCGTGCGCGCCGGACGCGTGCTGCACCTGTCCGGCATCACGGCCGCGCTCTCCGCCGGCTGCCTGGACCTGCTGCGGGAGCTCACGGCCCCCCGCCCCGGCCGCCCGCTCGTCTCCTTCGACGTCAACCACCGTCCGGGCCTGTGGCGGGACGCCCGCGGCCCCGAGGTGCTGCTGGACCTGGCGCGCGGCGCGGACATCGTCTTCGTCGGCGACGACGAGGCGCGCGACGCGTGGGGACTGCACGGCGCCCGCGCCGTGCGGGAGGCGCTGCCCGAACCGGAGATCGTGGTCGTCAAGCAGGGCCGGGGCGGAGCGGTCGCCTTCGGCAGGGACACCGACGGCCTCCCGTGCGAGGACGCCACCGGCACCGCGACCTTCGTGCCCGCCCTGCACGTCGACGTCGTCGCCGCCGTCGGCGCCGGGGACGCCTTCGCCGCCGGCTTCCTCTCCGCCACCCTGCGCGGGCTGCCCGTACGCGACCGGCTGCGGCACGGCCACCTCATGGCCGCCGCCGCGCTCACCGCCCCCGGCGACCTCGCCCCGCCCCCCGCCCGCGACCTGGCCGACCGCCTCGTCGCCCTGGACGACACCGCGTGGGGGAGACTGCGACTCGGCCCCGGCTGGACACAGGCCGACGAAGGGGCCGAGGAGGAGGTACGCACCCCATGA
- a CDS encoding D-aminoacylase, producing the protein MEELVIRDADVVDGSGGDAYRADVVVDGGRIVGIVKEAAAAGCQRPKARRELDAEGLVLSPGFVDMHAHSDLALLRDPDHSAKAAQGVTLEVLGQDGLSYAPVDDRTLGEVRRAIAGWNGAGDDVDFDWRSVGEYLDRLDRGIAVNAAYLIPQGTVRALVVGWEDRGATPAELDRMRQLVAEGMEQGAVGMSSGLTYTPGMYAEDAELTGLCRVVAEYGGYYCPHHRSYGAGALEAYAEMVALTREAGCALHLAHATMNFGVNRGRAPELLALLDEALDAGADISLDTYPYTPGCTTLVALLPSWASEGGPEEVLRRLADEATAERIRHHLEVTGSDGCHGVPVEWETIEISGVGDPALGEYVGRTVLESARARGESPWAVARELLLKDRLAPTILQHVGHEENVRAIMRHRAHTGGSDGILQGAKPHPRAYGTFPHYLGHYVRELGVLSLEECVAHLTSRPAARLRLPDRGLVREGYRADLVLFDPDTVAAGSTFERPRTLPTGIPHVLVDGRFVIEDGRRTDELAGRAVRRTPR; encoded by the coding sequence GTGGAAGAGCTCGTCATCCGGGACGCGGACGTCGTGGACGGCTCCGGCGGCGACGCGTACCGCGCGGACGTGGTCGTGGACGGCGGCCGGATCGTCGGAATCGTGAAGGAGGCGGCGGCAGCGGGCTGCCAGCGCCCGAAGGCCCGCCGCGAGCTGGACGCCGAAGGGCTGGTCCTCTCCCCCGGCTTCGTCGACATGCACGCGCACAGCGACCTGGCGCTGCTGCGCGACCCCGACCACAGCGCCAAGGCAGCGCAGGGCGTCACGCTCGAGGTGCTGGGCCAGGACGGCCTGTCGTACGCGCCGGTCGACGACCGCACGCTCGGCGAGGTGCGCCGGGCGATCGCCGGCTGGAACGGCGCGGGCGACGACGTCGACTTCGACTGGCGGTCGGTCGGCGAGTACCTGGACCGGCTGGACCGGGGCATCGCGGTCAACGCCGCCTACCTGATCCCGCAGGGCACGGTCCGCGCGCTCGTCGTCGGCTGGGAGGACCGCGGGGCCACCCCGGCCGAGCTGGACCGGATGCGGCAGCTGGTGGCGGAGGGCATGGAGCAGGGCGCGGTCGGCATGTCGTCCGGCCTGACCTACACCCCCGGCATGTACGCCGAGGACGCCGAACTGACCGGGCTGTGCCGGGTGGTGGCCGAGTACGGCGGCTACTACTGCCCGCACCACCGCTCCTACGGCGCGGGCGCGCTGGAGGCGTACGCGGAGATGGTGGCCCTCACCCGGGAGGCCGGCTGCGCGCTGCACCTGGCGCACGCGACGATGAACTTCGGGGTGAACAGGGGCCGGGCGCCCGAACTGCTGGCGCTGCTGGACGAGGCGCTGGACGCCGGCGCCGACATCAGCCTCGACACCTACCCCTACACGCCCGGCTGCACCACGCTCGTGGCGCTGCTGCCGAGCTGGGCGAGCGAGGGCGGCCCGGAGGAGGTCCTGCGGCGGCTCGCGGACGAGGCGACGGCCGAGCGGATCCGGCACCACCTGGAGGTCACCGGCTCGGACGGCTGCCACGGCGTGCCGGTGGAGTGGGAGACCATCGAGATCTCGGGCGTCGGCGACCCGGCGCTGGGCGAGTACGTGGGCCGTACGGTCCTGGAGTCGGCGCGGGCGCGCGGCGAGTCGCCCTGGGCGGTCGCGCGGGAGCTGCTGCTGAAGGACAGGCTCGCCCCGACGATCCTCCAGCACGTCGGCCACGAGGAGAACGTGCGGGCGATCATGCGGCACCGCGCGCACACCGGCGGCTCGGACGGCATCCTGCAGGGCGCCAAGCCGCACCCGCGCGCGTACGGCACGTTCCCGCACTACCTCGGGCACTACGTCCGGGAGCTGGGGGTGCTGTCCCTGGAGGAGTGCGTGGCGCACCTGACCTCGCGCCCGGCCGCCCGGCTGCGGCTGCCGGACCGGGGGCTGGTCCGCGAGGGGTACCGGGCCGACCTGGTCCTGTTCGACCCGGACACGGTGGCCGCGGGTTCCACCTTCGAGCGCCCCCGCACGCTCCCGACGGGCATCCCGCACGTGCTGGTCGACGGGCGGTTCGTGATCGAGGACGGACGGCGCACGGACGAACTGGCGGGGCGGGCGGTCCGCCGGACTCCCCGGTGA